In Glycine max cultivar Williams 82 chromosome 15, Glycine_max_v4.0, whole genome shotgun sequence, the DNA window tttaatatttagatgtaataataatctttttcataccaattcttatttaattattctttcttcgaacattaataaaaaattattaaataaattaaaaataataatacaaataattgacatatttaaatgaaattaattatttttctttaaaaatatgaattaattgaacgaattttataattaaagataagaAAGTAcgtaataataacatttttagcattagaaaaatagtattttattcatttcaaaataattgttgtatattaaaaaattatcttaaaataaatattatatatgaatattaattatttttttatcaatattcttAATAAATGGTACATTAATTGTTAgtctaatattaataataaaattgattttatatatataaaaaattcagtttaaaacaatttaagacTGCGTACAAGTTGGAGATTAGGATCTCTGCGGCGCGGACACGTTTGAGTGTGGACCCATGTTGCACTTACTGAGTTATTGTAGGCCAGGAATTGGTTGTGCATAGGACAGAATTAATTAGAAATGGCATCACAATCATAATTTATATCTCCAAATTGAGCTTAAGCATGCTTGCCTTACTCATAATTcaattactttatttatttttggtgaatctcataattgaattaattatacataatataGTACAGCACagctttcattatcagagtgaAATGTGTATGTGGAAACCGACGAGATGGGATATTTTCAatctattatttcttttatactaAGATTCAACTCACTTTGCTAGTGCGATGTTTACGTTGATAATTTGAGAAAACTTAAATCTTATCGACATCTTGTCACTGATCAGTTCAAACACTCTAATCAGTTATCATATAgccaataattaatgttacgTAAACAAATTTTGCATAATTTCTTTGTTAAATTATGAAAGAGATAATACTCTGATTTTCATTTCTCAAACAAGTAAAATATAgaaatagtttaattttatgtatatatttagatgagaggaaataaaatagaaatagtgatatattttctttgatttaCCCGGAGAAAAAgtaaaggtaaaataaaaaaaaataacgtcTAATttctagaaataaaaaattcaaattttttcctTCAAGTTTTCCCTTTAATTTACCACATCTGTAAGAAATTGAAGGAAAGGAACAACCGAATACAACCTTTGTTGTTTAAGAGTATGCCTAGAGATTGAGTTATACGAGAAATGGGAGGGAAGGataaaagttttatttctaatattattctataatttaataaattttaaacaacagaaaataataaattaacataagtttaacattttaatattttatctatttttatgagtattatataattcttttaatttaaaaataaaaattattcccTGATTCCTTTTCCCTCTAGCGTCAAGCTCCctcttgaattttgatttggttTATGCAAAAGATATCTTTGGAATAGTATTAGGAGGGTCCACTGTTGTTGACCCGAATGGGTCCTTTTTGGGCTGTGCGAATTCCATACCTACAAATTGGCTTTAGGTTGTGTTCGGCAGATtcataaaaaaagttgaaaaagaataaaagaatattaGGCTACCTGTCTTTTTGATATTGGATCTCCAAGTTTTTGGAATGCTCTAAATTCTAGccgaaagtaaaaaaaaaaagagtttttatagctaaaaattgaaaatttaacttGTTAATCATAAGTGATAAGTAGAATTAGttgttaaaataacataaaaattattatttattttaaaaaattaataaaaaaattaaataaatatattgaaaataaaaataaataaaatataaaaaactagaaattagtgttttaaaaaacactacttcaattaatattttaaaaatattaaaacctactaataaaacttatttatcaAAACACTACACAAGTTTTCAGTTAgttaatcaaaaaattaaaaaccaactaaAATATATTAGCAAAGCTTTAGTAGTTCTACGTTTCTATCCAGTACcataaaaacaaacatttctAGAGGGGATgcttacataaattatttaattttaagcaaagTTAACTTTTTTCCTACTGGaacaaataatatgaaattactTATATAAGTATCATTGATTATATAAGtaattgttatttaataaaattatatcataaataatatatttttaaaatattataaaatccataaaattaaattaagcacacactttcataattttaacattaaaataaaatatatataaaatgataagacCACTATGGATAACTaatctaattaattatgtagATAGATGCACTCAGGGGACTTGTCCCCCCCCTCTGATTGGTAATTGATTCGGATAGATtgcaaaagaaattattttatgatgcTTTGTTTCAGTacattatatttctttatacTCTATTAGTCTGTTTTACATTTGtccaactttttatttattgattagaGTATCCTTTATGTAGATATTTTTacgtgatttttttaaagatgtaatttttttactaaagcaGGTCTATGTGGCATGAAAAATTTCTTAGATATAAGCTATAAGCTCCGTCTCTTCTAGAGGATACAATTGCttgcaaataaagaaaaaaaataatcttattatatcaaacaagatcaatattaattaaaaaaattaaattaataagttagtttgaaacaaaattaagtacaaataaaaattataaaattatgaattgtttaatttttttatcatttgagaaAATTTATGTATGAATTGCTTAAATTTAATATGACATTGTAGGAAGTCATTTAAATTAttctaatataaaataagatgCACAAAGTgaatatcttaattaaattgattaaggCAAGAATTGTGGTGGCATAAAAGTGTTTCAAAAACCTTCTGATGATGGCGATAAATTGCTATAAAAAATTGTGTATGAActaaatttacaaattatttcctGTAtggattaaaacttaaaatggaATGGATAATTTAACCTTATAATatgtttatattaaattatataaatttattccatttcttttgttttaaagaaaaaaggttttatttatcaattactttaaatattaaagatactcgtaatttttaattatttttttacctatattttttaatattttacattacgaaataaataaaagtgaaagttatttttaatttaaagtaaataaataggaatttgaaataataataacaaaaagtaGTCCGCAGTCAAATCATGTCCTCTATTGAATACCAAACATTTGGCCTCCTCTATATGAACAACCCATGTCCACTATTGATATACTGAGCCAACTGCTGTGTACTTTGCCACCATATATCTTGAATAGTAATTTTAAGCCAGGCAAAGTAAATCACCaatatttaagttattatttaacatatacAGAATTACGGAAATATacgtttaatataattattttaagtgtttaaaaaattgaatgataaaccgtagttaattaattaattactgcTATTTCTTGCCTCGCATGCATTTATAATTAACAGCATTATCTTCTCCACCACGCATGGTGACATGAGTGTTTCTCTCAGCATGGTTGAATTCATGAAAGTAGTTTTATTCATGGTCACAACTCACAAGTGTCTTAGATTAATGGATAAAGATGAAGACAAGTTCAATCGTCCGTCCACTAAAATCAGAAAGAGACAAAGATTGAGAAATAGAAGCTAGCTCCAACCGAAGTAGGTTTCTGCTTTTCCTAACTTGTATATATAGTGTGAGAACATATAATTGTAGCTAGGGTACGTACTACTTATGGTTGAAACAACTTATCCCCACACCTGCATTTCCATGAAAGGAGGTAATAGCTATCATCGTCGACTCCATTGAATTTGAAGTTGAAACCCTTCCTTTTGTGATTAGGAACGACCACAGTTGCTATGCAAGGCCTGCAGCTCATGCACTTGTTTCCACAAGCAGGAGGCTTTGACCCTATCACCACTTTGCTTCCCTCCACACTCTCGCTGGATCCACCTGCATCTGCATGCTCAACCACACGTTTCACTTGGATATCAAAAGAGAGAGGCTAGCTTTGAGAATAAAACACATCAAAATCATCAAGGGCTGGTCATGAATTTCTAActtcaattaataattatatttctctATATAGAAATACATGATCATATAACACACGACTTAAATAGGTTAAGGTGGCACTTTTTTTACCTGATTTGGGCAGTAGAACaatgagataaaaaaagaaggcTACAGTAATAGTAACTTTGGATCCATGCTGTGGGTAGATTCTGCCTTGTGGAGCCATCAGTGACGAGAAGTTTAGATCTATGAAGAAGTTTGATATGTTGATGTAAGTTACAGTGAAGAAAGTTGAGATCATAGGCAGGGTGTGTGTGGGAAAGGATTTGGGAGAATCAATGAATTAAAGGGTATGGCGATTGAGATATGATAGGTAGGCAAAGAAGACATTGAATGTGTTAGATAAAGTTGAGGGATGTTTCCTGTTGGAGAGACAATGCACTGGTTTAATGGTTTGTTCACCAATGAAAATATAGTCCACAGAGTGCAAATGTGTTGTTCGGTCCTTTTGGGAAATTGGAAAACTGACTTTGGATTGTTAGTGAATAGTGACTGAGTGACATGAATTCCCTAATCCCTACATCCCTAGGGAAGATCACTTTGTCCTTTCTGCTCCCATCAAATTTCCTTCCTATTCTTCACTAATTTACTAATTGCTTTTCAACTCAATTATTTTGGGTTGATTAATGAAGATAAAACAAAGGTAGTAAATAAAAAGTGACTATACCCTAGTAAAATAATCCCTTATACCCTCATCACGGGTTGAAATAGAGACACGAGGCTATttgtacttttaaaaataaaaaagaaaaaataatacaaataattttattttgatcatttatattcttaaaaattttactttaatacattaaattttaaaaattttattttaaaagttttattttattaatttcttttgtcttccattaaaaatgttaatacTATGCAAAGTTTttcatttacttatatttattgttttgtcaaaatttaaaacatgaaaaaagcactaatggtttaaaaaagaaaaaagaaatgatcaaatgaaactttaaaaagataaagaattaaaataattttttttcaatttaatattttaaaatgaaactttcaaaaatgactaaaataatttttttaaaacttaatctaaaaaagtgaaaaatactATTTAACCTTTACTTTTCATAAAGaagtattttatttctcttaatacgaaagaatatttttttatttgagtttatttattcgattaataatatttttcttcacaATCTCCGAAAGAAGAGGAACAGAGATAGCAGGGGCTCTGGCGAGTAACAATTGTATGGACACAGTCCTAAGAGGGAGATGTTAGGTACAACCAATTAAAATGCAACACGACATAAAATAACAAAGGCTCTCATCTCTGTCTTGTTATCTTCTTCTTCCCCACCGCTTCCACGGAGGAATGAGAAGAGCGGACGGTGTACACGTGTCATTCAATTGTTGGCAGTGTATAAATGTGACATGTTGGGTCTGTGTTTTCTCGGGGCGCGTGAAGGCATCCAAAGGCTGTTATTAAAATCCGTACTCTGATCGGACGGTAAACGTGATAGTGTAGAATCAGGTGCATGTAGTGTAGGGTTAAACTCAACAACAGTTACACACACTTACGTAACGTAACTGTTCAGATCATTACGGTACGTACTCCCGTACCTTTTCTCCCCTCCTGTCTGTCTTTGTCCCTTTCAGAATTCCCAAACGCAAAATTACCAATTCCTCCTTTTTTATGCTCTACTTCTTCTGcactttctattttctttttctttcatttttttttcaattgttcaTTTCCACACTTCATGTAGTTGAAAATAGTGATCCAGATAGAAATGCATTTGGCAATAAATCTAACTTCATGCAGTCTACATCCCCTTAATATCATCCTAGCATT includes these proteins:
- the LOC102662737 gene encoding EPIDERMAL PATTERNING FACTOR-like protein 8 codes for the protein MISTFFTVTYINISNFFIDLNFSSLMAPQGRIYPQHGSKVTITVAFFFYLIVLLPKSDAGGSSESVEGSKVVIGSKPPACGNKCMSCRPCIATVVVPNHKRKGFNFKFNGVDDDSYYLLSWKCRCGDKLFQP